In Synechococcus sp. CC9616, the following are encoded in one genomic region:
- a CDS encoding non-canonical purine NTP pyrophosphatase, with the protein MKPKLIIATSNSTKIAEIEAMLAPLDLTVDRQPDDLDVEETGTTYRENAELKAAAAAQRTGHWSLADDSGLEVDALSGAPGLFSARFAKTNALKLEKLLCAVGQTPYRSACFRSTMVISDPSGSCVAAAEGICWGELLTAPAYPGGCYESLLWVREARCTYGELNHAQLIRLGSRGKAARALAPQLRQLLHLN; encoded by the coding sequence TTGAAGCCCAAGCTGATTATTGCGACCAGTAATTCCACAAAGATTGCTGAAATCGAAGCCATGCTTGCGCCGCTCGATCTCACCGTTGATCGTCAACCAGACGATCTGGACGTTGAAGAAACAGGAACGACATACCGCGAGAATGCCGAACTGAAAGCAGCTGCAGCGGCACAGCGAACAGGTCATTGGTCCCTGGCCGACGATTCCGGACTTGAAGTTGATGCGTTGTCTGGAGCTCCCGGATTGTTCTCTGCTCGCTTTGCCAAAACAAACGCTCTGAAGCTGGAGAAATTGCTTTGTGCTGTTGGTCAAACCCCTTACCGAAGCGCCTGCTTTCGCAGCACCATGGTGATCAGCGATCCCTCAGGCAGCTGCGTCGCCGCCGCTGAGGGCATCTGCTGGGGGGAGTTGCTAACTGCTCCCGCCTATCCAGGGGGGTGCTACGAGTCCTTGCTGTGGGTGCGTGAAGCCCGATGCACCTATGGCGAGCTCAATCACGCTCAGCTAATCCGACTGGGCAGTCGTGGCAAAGCCGCCCGAGCCCTCGCGCCGCAGTTACGTCAACTGCTTCACCTCAACTAA
- a CDS encoding carboxysome peptide B produces the protein MEIMQVMGTLICSYRVAGLDHMHLRVLRNNKGKKLVAVDPVGAREGNWVFTASGSAARHACPDNTVLTDLTIGGIIDFWNPDG, from the coding sequence ATGGAGATCATGCAGGTGATGGGCACGTTGATCTGCTCCTACAGAGTTGCAGGGCTGGATCACATGCATCTGCGCGTCCTCCGCAACAACAAGGGCAAGAAGCTGGTGGCCGTTGACCCCGTTGGTGCCCGCGAGGGCAACTGGGTGTTCACCGCCAGCGGTTCGGCGGCCCGGCATGCCTGCCCGGACAACACCGTTCTCACCGATCTGACCATCGGTGGAATCATCGACTTCTGGAATCCGGACGGATAG
- a CDS encoding carboxysome shell carbonic anhydrase: MVRSKPLRGGRPQAPSAPTRRQLQQLANSDDHAQTTQDTESSTRQAALERRRALTTSGKAAQLDHGSVAGGRIRSSKDAQRPAPSQPAWVRREKAVTRAVPFNLSRTSLPITHRRHPLTDAAANGRLQAYEQEIKGRFDRIVPLLKQVSALQHETDFIPQAQRLCRAELGFDLPDHILQRAWVRPLDMRALFAWCVFESHRLFSDRFFQDDPLEASSGSAASRGFEQFLLDCGIHLLDLTPCADGRLAHTVAYALRIPFSAVRRRSHAGAMFDVENTVNRWVKTEHRRYREGNPNPSTEPTRYLKVVTYHFSSLDPSHQGCAAHGSNDELAAAAGHQRLLDFREAVENSFCCGASVDLLLIGLDTDTDAIRVHPPSRDSEMMLDRWLCARELHAATASMTADQAMAQIAEAVESSAPAPMDEGMVAFLSRLLANNFSQIDYVQELHGGPYPDAGHAERFIGVGIGFKEVHLRNLTYFAHLDTVEEGAPDLDVGVKIFRGLNVSRDLPIPVVVRFDYSGRVPGARERAIADCQRVNQAIADRYSSLVDEGLLHTCLTIRDRNQTAPAEVVGSTLDPQLPEAH; the protein is encoded by the coding sequence ATGGTTCGCTCCAAGCCTCTCCGTGGCGGGCGACCTCAGGCCCCCTCGGCACCAACCCGTCGCCAGCTCCAGCAGTTGGCCAACAGCGACGATCACGCGCAGACGACTCAGGACACCGAGTCGTCTACACGCCAAGCTGCTTTGGAACGGCGCCGTGCCTTGACAACGTCAGGCAAAGCAGCGCAGCTGGATCACGGTTCTGTCGCTGGTGGTCGGATTCGCTCCAGCAAGGACGCTCAGCGCCCCGCTCCATCACAGCCGGCTTGGGTGCGGCGAGAGAAAGCAGTCACCCGGGCGGTGCCCTTCAATCTCAGTCGCACGTCGCTGCCGATTACCCATCGGCGCCATCCGTTGACGGATGCAGCGGCCAACGGCCGTCTCCAGGCTTATGAACAGGAGATCAAGGGCCGTTTCGATCGGATCGTTCCCTTGCTTAAGCAGGTTTCAGCGTTGCAGCATGAAACTGATTTCATCCCCCAGGCCCAACGGCTGTGCCGTGCGGAACTCGGATTCGACCTTCCGGATCACATCCTGCAGCGAGCCTGGGTGCGTCCTCTCGACATGCGCGCCCTGTTCGCCTGGTGCGTGTTCGAAAGCCATCGTCTGTTCAGTGACCGCTTCTTTCAGGACGACCCTCTGGAGGCATCGTCCGGCAGTGCCGCCTCAAGAGGCTTCGAACAGTTCCTGCTCGACTGCGGCATCCATCTCCTGGATCTCACTCCCTGTGCAGACGGCCGCCTGGCTCACACAGTGGCGTATGCCTTGCGCATTCCCTTCAGTGCTGTGCGACGGCGATCCCATGCCGGGGCCATGTTCGATGTGGAGAACACGGTGAATCGCTGGGTCAAAACAGAGCATCGCCGCTATCGCGAAGGCAATCCGAATCCCTCCACCGAACCCACCCGCTATCTGAAGGTGGTGACTTACCACTTCAGTTCCCTAGACCCTTCTCACCAGGGCTGCGCAGCCCATGGCAGCAACGACGAACTTGCGGCGGCAGCCGGTCACCAACGACTTCTGGACTTTCGTGAGGCGGTTGAGAACAGCTTCTGTTGCGGTGCTTCCGTTGATCTGCTCTTGATCGGCCTCGACACCGACACCGATGCGATCCGTGTCCATCCCCCGAGCCGTGACAGCGAGATGATGCTTGACCGTTGGCTTTGCGCCAGGGAATTGCATGCAGCCACGGCATCCATGACAGCGGATCAGGCCATGGCCCAAATCGCTGAAGCTGTTGAAAGCTCCGCCCCAGCTCCGATGGATGAAGGAATGGTCGCGTTTCTGAGCCGTTTGCTCGCCAACAACTTCTCCCAGATCGACTACGTCCAGGAATTGCACGGCGGCCCCTATCCCGACGCCGGCCATGCCGAGCGGTTCATCGGCGTTGGCATCGGCTTCAAGGAAGTGCATCTGCGCAACCTCACTTACTTCGCCCACCTCGACACGGTTGAAGAAGGCGCTCCTGATCTGGATGTCGGCGTGAAAATCTTTCGGGGCCTCAATGTTTCTCGAGATCTGCCGATTCCGGTCGTTGTGCGTTTCGACTACTCGGGTCGGGTGCCGGGTGCCCGTGAACGGGCCATTGCTGATTGCCAACGGGTGAATCAGGCCATCGCCGATCGCTACTCCTCTCTCGTCGATGAGGGGTTGCTCCACACTTGTCTCACCATTCGCGACCGTAACCAGACGGCTCCGGCCGAGGTCGTCGGTTCCACCCTCGATCCGCAACTTCCGGAGGCTCACTGA
- a CDS encoding CsoS2 family carboxysome shell protein, whose translation MSTLSSRELALERRKALTTAGKKASVAASSSDSRVRTASDARPTRTLANAPEPVAQAPAVAVSRVSAVAPTARFTPTAAPRAQVKPQRHPSRELVLARRDALSRRGKKADTSKDRNRADVARQTKPAAVAAPAVSEAPVVATSPTSAPRLSPRHDRRSATPKRRAIENPSRALVLARRDAMSKHGKTAGKQPTSAAAVARQANPDLTSRELAQQVRELRAKAGARNKQGAGVTRPTGPNRNGAKQAAAADAHWKVGQSTTSTGQTVTGTQANRSVKTTGNEASTCRSITGTEYLGAEVFQTFCQSAPEPTTPAKVRVTATSHGNRVTGNEVGRSEKVTGDEPGTCKSVTGTEYISANQSAAYCGNGVSSPRKVGHSLTEQGRPVSGVMVGRSASVTGDEAGANRSLTGDQYLGSDPLPEGRPAAKVGLSGTLSGTGVTGTLVGRSSQVTGNEFGSCHRVTGDQYISAEQVNGFCGGKPEPEAAKVGFSVTNRNQVVSGTRTGRSENVTGDEPGSCQAVTGTPYAGLEQAGQNCGTPAVRAIRDRTPVRPGTPSAAMTGIQPGVGGVMTGDERGACEAVTGTPYVGADQLAAACGADAPAGTATHGESPEGAPWTRFSVVSPARAAQQQRDARSGVTGTSYEQGNRITGPFDMAGGKVTGTEQFRFDNREFQNRQQQRQFQPTVAVVSEPTDKPTSRVTGEGSSTKVTGDDWDRGEHVTGTEGASARRRNPSRPGPMSAMSPFERKRNEANEWPVSPVTGSSGNTEKGSLITVSGGARG comes from the coding sequence ATGTCCACACTCTCCAGTCGCGAACTCGCACTTGAGCGCCGTAAAGCGCTGACAACAGCCGGAAAAAAGGCGTCTGTCGCCGCCAGTTCCAGTGACAGCCGAGTGCGGACTGCTTCGGATGCACGTCCGACCCGGACACTGGCCAATGCTCCTGAGCCTGTTGCTCAAGCGCCGGCTGTGGCCGTTTCACGTGTGTCTGCGGTTGCTCCAACAGCGCGTTTCACTCCCACTGCAGCGCCTCGCGCGCAGGTGAAACCTCAGCGACATCCCAGTCGGGAACTTGTCCTGGCTCGCCGCGATGCCCTCTCACGACGCGGCAAGAAGGCTGATACGAGCAAAGATCGCAATCGTGCAGACGTTGCTCGCCAGACCAAGCCGGCCGCTGTTGCAGCTCCGGCTGTCTCCGAGGCGCCTGTTGTCGCGACGTCTCCAACGTCCGCTCCCCGTCTGAGCCCCAGACACGACCGTCGTTCGGCGACTCCGAAGCGCCGTGCCATTGAGAATCCCAGTCGCGCGCTGGTCCTGGCCCGCCGCGATGCCATGTCGAAACATGGCAAGACAGCAGGCAAGCAACCCACGAGTGCTGCGGCCGTTGCCCGTCAGGCCAACCCTGATCTCACCAGTCGCGAGCTGGCCCAACAGGTGCGCGAGCTGCGCGCCAAGGCCGGTGCCCGCAACAAGCAGGGTGCAGGCGTGACGCGACCAACCGGTCCCAACCGAAATGGTGCCAAGCAGGCTGCAGCAGCTGATGCTCACTGGAAAGTGGGCCAAAGCACCACAAGCACAGGACAGACGGTCACAGGCACGCAGGCCAACCGTTCCGTCAAGACCACCGGTAACGAGGCAAGTACCTGCCGCTCGATTACCGGAACCGAATATCTCGGAGCTGAAGTCTTCCAGACCTTCTGTCAGTCAGCTCCCGAGCCAACCACTCCAGCCAAGGTTCGCGTTACGGCCACCAGCCATGGCAACCGGGTCACCGGCAACGAAGTCGGTCGTTCTGAAAAGGTCACCGGCGATGAGCCCGGAACCTGTAAAAGCGTGACAGGCACGGAGTACATCTCGGCGAATCAGTCGGCTGCTTACTGCGGTAACGGTGTCAGCTCTCCTCGCAAGGTTGGTCACAGCCTCACGGAACAGGGGCGTCCCGTCAGCGGCGTGATGGTGGGACGTTCCGCCAGTGTCACCGGCGATGAAGCCGGAGCCAACCGCAGTCTCACCGGTGATCAGTATCTCGGTTCAGACCCTCTTCCCGAAGGACGTCCTGCAGCCAAGGTTGGCCTGTCTGGAACCCTCTCAGGTACGGGTGTCACCGGCACTCTGGTGGGCCGTTCCAGCCAGGTCACCGGTAACGAATTCGGCTCCTGCCACCGCGTGACTGGTGATCAGTACATCAGTGCCGAGCAGGTGAATGGCTTCTGCGGCGGCAAGCCCGAGCCCGAAGCCGCCAAAGTTGGTTTCAGTGTCACCAACCGCAACCAGGTGGTGAGCGGGACCCGCACCGGCCGCTCTGAGAACGTCACCGGTGATGAGCCCGGCAGCTGTCAGGCCGTGACCGGAACCCCCTATGCAGGCCTTGAGCAAGCCGGTCAAAACTGCGGAACCCCCGCTGTTCGAGCCATACGTGATCGCACCCCAGTGCGTCCCGGAACTCCTTCAGCTGCCATGACTGGGATTCAACCCGGCGTCGGCGGTGTGATGACGGGCGATGAGCGCGGCGCCTGTGAAGCGGTCACCGGTACTCCTTACGTCGGTGCTGATCAGCTGGCCGCTGCCTGCGGAGCCGACGCGCCTGCCGGAACAGCCACCCATGGTGAATCTCCCGAAGGAGCTCCCTGGACCCGTTTCAGTGTGGTTTCTCCCGCCCGCGCTGCTCAGCAGCAGCGTGATGCACGCTCCGGTGTAACCGGAACGTCTTACGAGCAGGGGAATCGCATCACCGGCCCTTTTGACATGGCTGGTGGCAAGGTGACCGGTACCGAGCAGTTCCGCTTCGATAACCGCGAGTTCCAAAACCGTCAGCAACAACGTCAGTTCCAACCCACCGTCGCTGTGGTCAGTGAGCCCACTGACAAGCCGACCTCCCGTGTCACCGGTGAGGGCTCATCCACCAAAGTCACTGGTGACGACTGGGATCGCGGGGAGCATGTCACCGGTACTGAGGGTGCATCGGCTCGCCGTCGTAACCCCAGCCGTCCCGGTCCGATGAGTGCCATGTCTCCTTTTGAGCGCAAGCGCAACGAGGCGAATGAATGGCCGGTTAGCCCTGTCACCGGTTCCAGCGGCAACACCGAGAAGGGCTCCCTGATCACCGTCTCAGGCGGCGCACGGGGCTGA
- a CDS encoding ribulose bisphosphate carboxylase small subunit: protein MPFQSTVGDYQTVATLETFGFLPPMTQEEIYDQIAYIIAQGWSPLIEHVHPSNSMASYWSYWKLPFFGEKDLNLVVSELEACHRAYPDHHVRIVGYDAYTQSQGACFVVFEGR from the coding sequence ATGCCTTTCCAGAGCACCGTGGGTGACTATCAAACAGTCGCCACCCTGGAGACCTTCGGCTTTCTCCCGCCGATGACCCAGGAAGAGATCTACGACCAGATCGCCTACATCATTGCCCAGGGCTGGAGCCCGCTCATCGAGCATGTCCACCCCAGCAATTCCATGGCTTCCTACTGGTCCTATTGGAAGCTTCCCTTCTTTGGTGAGAAGGATCTCAATCTGGTCGTCAGTGAGCTCGAGGCCTGCCATCGCGCTTACCCCGATCACCACGTCCGCATCGTTGGTTACGACGCTTACACCCAAAGTCAGGGTGCCTGCTTCGTGGTTTTCGAAGGGCGCTGA
- a CDS encoding BMC domain-containing protein, whose amino-acid sequence MTRFASFEARERRRGGSSLVTGTEVTSQHGGASCVVTTDSESPRLLRQNSQVQSIELRTHVFIDSLQPQLAAYMGSVSQGFLPIPGDACLWMEVSPGMAVHRVTDIALKASNVRLGQMVVERAFGSMALYHRDQSTVLHSGDVVLEAIGSTIDQRSPADVSWTEVIRAITPDHAVLINRQNRRGSMIEAGMSMFILETEPAGYVLIAANEAEKASNITLVDVKAVGAFGRLTLAGREGDVEEAAAAAMRAIDHVNSNARLR is encoded by the coding sequence ATGACCCGTTTCGCCAGCTTCGAGGCCCGGGAGCGGCGGCGTGGCGGAAGCTCACTCGTCACCGGGACTGAGGTGACCTCCCAGCATGGGGGGGCGAGCTGTGTTGTGACCACGGACTCCGAGTCGCCCCGGCTGCTGCGTCAGAACAGCCAGGTGCAGTCGATCGAACTGCGCACCCACGTGTTCATCGACTCGTTGCAGCCGCAATTGGCGGCCTACATGGGGTCGGTCAGCCAGGGATTTCTGCCCATTCCAGGAGACGCATGCCTCTGGATGGAGGTTTCACCGGGCATGGCGGTTCACCGCGTGACCGACATTGCCCTGAAAGCAAGCAACGTCCGCCTCGGCCAGATGGTGGTGGAGCGGGCATTCGGTTCGATGGCCCTGTACCACCGCGACCAAAGCACGGTTCTCCATTCCGGAGATGTGGTGCTGGAAGCGATCGGGAGCACGATCGATCAGCGTTCTCCAGCGGATGTGAGCTGGACTGAAGTCATCCGGGCGATCACCCCGGACCATGCCGTGTTGATCAACCGTCAGAACCGACGAGGTTCGATGATTGAGGCCGGGATGAGCATGTTCATTCTTGAGACAGAGCCGGCTGGATATGTGCTCATCGCAGCCAACGAAGCTGAAAAAGCATCCAACATCACCCTTGTGGATGTGAAAGCCGTTGGTGCCTTCGGACGTCTCACCCTGGCTGGGCGAGAAGGTGATGTTGAAGAAGCGGCGGCGGCGGCGATGCGCGCCATCGACCATGTGAACAGCAACGCGCGACTGCGCTGA
- a CDS encoding ferredoxin:protochlorophyllide reductase (ATP-dependent) subunit N: MAGPTLLKESGPREVFCGLTSIVWLHRRMPDAFFLVVGSRTCAHLIQSAAGVMIFAEPRFGTAILGERDLAGLADAHDELDRVCRELLQRRPEIRTLFLVGSCPSEVIKLDLARAAERLNDDMQGRVRVVNYSGSGIETTFTQGEDGALAALVPLLPSSDERQLLLVGTLADAVEDRLIHLFSRLGISTIRSLPPRQSTELPPVGAGTTVLLTQPFLTETARLLKDRGAKVLTAPFPLGSEGSRRWMEAAAQDFGIAAERVASVLDPLVERARKALAPHREILQGKRIFLLPESQLELPLARFLQRECGMELVEVGTPYLNREQMAEELALLPEGTPVMEGQHVEQQLDRVRDSAPDLVVCGMGLANPLEAEGIATKWSIELVFSPIHGIDQAGDLAELFSRPLRRRELIHPGLQPMTSDQPVHA, from the coding sequence ATGGCCGGGCCCACCCTGCTGAAGGAGAGCGGACCGCGTGAAGTGTTCTGCGGTCTCACCTCAATCGTCTGGCTGCATCGGCGCATGCCGGATGCTTTTTTTCTGGTGGTTGGTTCACGCACCTGCGCCCATCTGATTCAAAGCGCCGCGGGCGTGATGATCTTTGCCGAGCCACGCTTCGGCACAGCCATCCTCGGCGAGCGGGACCTGGCAGGACTCGCGGATGCCCATGACGAGCTCGACCGGGTCTGCCGAGAACTTCTGCAGCGGCGCCCGGAAATCCGAACCTTGTTTCTGGTGGGCTCGTGTCCCAGCGAGGTGATCAAGCTGGATTTGGCCCGTGCTGCGGAACGTCTGAACGACGACATGCAGGGAAGAGTTCGGGTGGTGAACTATTCCGGCAGCGGCATCGAAACCACCTTCACCCAGGGTGAAGACGGTGCCCTGGCCGCCCTGGTTCCGTTGCTGCCAAGCAGCGACGAGCGCCAGCTGTTGCTGGTGGGCACCCTCGCCGACGCTGTTGAGGATCGGCTGATCCACCTCTTCAGCCGCCTCGGGATCTCCACCATTCGCAGCCTGCCACCGCGTCAATCGACGGAGCTTCCTCCCGTCGGCGCCGGCACAACGGTGTTGCTGACGCAACCCTTTCTGACGGAGACAGCCAGGTTGTTGAAGGACCGAGGCGCCAAGGTGCTCACCGCTCCATTTCCACTTGGTTCTGAGGGCAGTCGCCGTTGGATGGAGGCCGCGGCTCAGGACTTTGGGATTGCAGCTGAGCGTGTTGCCAGCGTCCTTGATCCCCTGGTCGAGCGGGCACGCAAGGCCCTGGCCCCGCACCGGGAGATCCTCCAGGGCAAACGGATTTTTCTGTTGCCCGAGTCCCAGCTGGAGCTGCCCCTGGCCCGATTCCTGCAACGGGAGTGCGGCATGGAACTGGTCGAGGTCGGCACGCCTTATCTGAATCGGGAGCAGATGGCCGAAGAACTGGCCCTCTTACCCGAGGGCACCCCAGTCATGGAAGGCCAGCACGTGGAGCAACAGCTGGATCGCGTCCGTGACAGCGCCCCCGATCTCGTGGTCTGCGGAATGGGTCTGGCCAATCCCTTGGAAGCGGAGGGAATCGCCACCAAATGGTCGATTGAGCTGGTGTTCAGTCCGATTCACGGCATCGACCAGGCCGGTGACCTTGCGGAGCTGTTTTCCAGGCCGCTTCGCCGTCGCGAACTGATTCACCCGGGCTTGCAACCGATGACCTCTGACCAGCCTGTACACGCCTGA
- a CDS encoding BMC domain-containing protein — protein MATPSPSPRRRTTRSSAAANKTVDVKPVASTSAAASTPAKAAPAATTRRSTATTRRSSAGTTGSGGGSAISPPAAMPSSGVPGVALGMIETRGMVPAIEAADAMTKAAEVTLVCREYVGGGYVTVMVRGETGAVNAAVRAGADACERVGDGLVAAHIIARPHKEVEPALSGSGALRRS, from the coding sequence ATGGCCACTCCTTCCCCCTCTCCCCGTCGTCGTACGACCCGCAGTTCCGCTGCGGCGAACAAGACCGTGGATGTGAAGCCTGTGGCCAGCACGTCTGCAGCAGCGTCCACCCCCGCAAAAGCGGCTCCTGCGGCAACCACGCGGCGGTCCACAGCGACAACGCGACGCAGCAGCGCGGGTACAACAGGTTCAGGAGGTGGCTCTGCAATCTCCCCTCCAGCAGCGATGCCCTCCTCAGGGGTGCCCGGCGTGGCTCTCGGCATGATTGAAACCCGTGGCATGGTTCCTGCCATCGAGGCTGCCGATGCCATGACCAAGGCAGCGGAGGTCACTCTGGTTTGCCGTGAGTACGTCGGTGGCGGTTACGTCACGGTGATGGTTCGAGGGGAGACCGGCGCTGTGAATGCCGCCGTGCGCGCTGGTGCCGACGCCTGTGAGCGGGTCGGTGATGGCCTGGTTGCGGCCCACATCATTGCCCGTCCCCATAAAGAGGTGGAACCCGCCCTCAGCGGCAGCGGCGCTCTGCGGCGCAGCTGA
- a CDS encoding BMC domain-containing protein: MANETMGIALGMIETRGLVPAIEAADAMTKAAEVRLIGREFVGGGYVTVLVRGETGAVNAAVRAGADACERVGDGLVAAHIIARPHREVEPALGNGNFLGQKD, encoded by the coding sequence ATGGCTAACGAAACCATGGGTATCGCTCTCGGCATGATCGAGACACGCGGCCTGGTCCCCGCCATCGAGGCAGCTGATGCCATGACCAAGGCTGCAGAAGTGCGCCTGATTGGTCGTGAGTTTGTCGGCGGCGGCTACGTCACAGTTTTGGTTCGCGGCGAGACCGGCGCGGTCAACGCAGCTGTGCGCGCTGGCGCTGACGCGTGCGAGCGCGTTGGTGACGGCCTCGTTGCAGCTCACATCATTGCCCGCCCTCACCGCGAGGTGGAGCCTGCTCTGGGTAACGGCAACTTCCTCGGTCAGAAGGACTGA
- a CDS encoding form I ribulose bisphosphate carboxylase large subunit has product MSKKYDAGVKEYRDTYWTPDYVPLDTDLLACFKCTGQEGVPKEEVAAAVAAESSTGTWSTVWSELLTDLDFYKGRCYRIEDVPGDKESFYAFIAYPLDLFEEGSITNVLTSLVGNVFGFKALRHLRLEDLRFPLAFIKTCYGPPNGIQVERDRMNKYGRPLLGCTIKPKLGLSGKNYGRVVYECLRGGLDFTKDDENINSQPFQRWQNRFEFVAEAIKLSEQETGEKKGHYLNVTANTPEEMYERAEFAKELGMPIVMHDFITGGFTANTGLSRWCRKNGMLLHIHRAMHAVIDRHPKHGIHFRVLAKCLRLSGGDQLHTGTVVGKLEGDRQTTLGYIDQLRESFVPEDRSRGNFFDQDWGSMPGVFAVASGGIHVWHMPALVTIFGDDSVLQFGGGTHGHPWGSAAGAAANRVALEACVKARNAGRHLEKESRDILTEAAKHSPELAIALETWKEIKFEFDTVDKLDVQN; this is encoded by the coding sequence ATGAGCAAGAAGTACGACGCTGGGGTCAAGGAGTACAGGGATACCTACTGGACTCCTGATTACGTTCCCCTCGACACCGACCTGCTGGCCTGCTTCAAGTGCACCGGCCAGGAAGGTGTTCCCAAGGAAGAGGTTGCCGCTGCTGTGGCCGCCGAATCCTCCACAGGCACCTGGTCCACTGTGTGGTCCGAGCTCCTCACCGACCTCGACTTTTACAAGGGTCGTTGCTACCGGATCGAAGACGTTCCCGGTGATAAGGAGTCGTTCTACGCCTTCATCGCCTACCCCCTCGACCTGTTCGAAGAGGGTTCAATCACCAACGTTCTGACCTCCCTGGTCGGCAACGTGTTCGGCTTCAAGGCCCTGCGCCACCTCCGCCTTGAAGACCTGCGCTTCCCGCTGGCCTTCATCAAAACCTGCTACGGCCCACCAAACGGCATCCAGGTCGAACGCGACCGGATGAACAAGTACGGCCGTCCTCTGCTGGGTTGCACCATCAAGCCGAAGCTCGGCCTGAGCGGTAAGAACTACGGCCGTGTTGTCTATGAGTGCCTGCGTGGCGGTCTCGACTTCACCAAGGACGACGAGAACATCAACTCCCAGCCCTTCCAGCGCTGGCAGAACCGCTTTGAGTTTGTCGCTGAAGCGATCAAGCTGTCCGAGCAGGAGACAGGCGAGAAGAAGGGTCACTACCTCAACGTGACCGCGAATACGCCTGAGGAGATGTACGAGCGCGCTGAGTTCGCCAAGGAACTCGGCATGCCGATCGTCATGCACGACTTCATCACCGGTGGCTTCACTGCCAACACCGGTCTGTCGAGGTGGTGCCGCAAGAACGGCATGCTGCTGCACATCCACCGTGCCATGCACGCTGTGATCGACCGTCATCCCAAGCACGGCATTCACTTCCGCGTTCTCGCCAAGTGTCTGCGTCTCTCCGGTGGTGACCAGCTCCATACCGGCACCGTGGTCGGAAAGCTGGAAGGTGATCGTCAGACCACCCTCGGCTACATCGACCAGCTGCGCGAATCCTTCGTGCCCGAAGATCGCAGCCGCGGCAACTTCTTCGATCAGGACTGGGGTTCCATGCCTGGTGTGTTCGCTGTTGCCTCCGGCGGTATTCACGTGTGGCACATGCCTGCCCTGGTCACGATCTTTGGTGACGATTCCGTCCTCCAGTTCGGTGGTGGTACCCACGGTCACCCCTGGGGTTCCGCTGCAGGTGCTGCTGCCAACCGCGTGGCCCTCGAGGCCTGCGTCAAGGCACGCAATGCCGGTCGCCATCTCGAGAAAGAGAGCCGCGACATCCTCACCGAGGCCGCAAAGCACAGCCCCGAGCTGGCAATTGCTCTCGAGACCTGGAAGGAAATCAAGTTCGAATTCGACACCGTCGACAAGCTCGACGTTCAGAACTGA
- a CDS encoding carboxysome peptide A, translated as MLIVKVIKPLVSTNRIPDFEHKHLQVVLDGSTKKVAVDAVGAKPGDWVICVSSSAAREAAGSKSYPSDLTIVGIIDHWEPDPPKTSAPAPSPTPSSTPAGGKSS; from the coding sequence ATGCTCATCGTCAAGGTCATCAAGCCGCTCGTCTCCACCAACCGGATCCCTGATTTCGAGCACAAGCATCTGCAGGTGGTGCTCGATGGCAGCACCAAAAAGGTGGCTGTGGATGCCGTCGGTGCGAAACCCGGCGACTGGGTGATCTGCGTCAGCAGTTCAGCAGCCCGTGAAGCCGCCGGCAGCAAGTCGTATCCAAGCGATCTCACGATCGTTGGGATCATTGATCATTGGGAACCCGATCCTCCCAAGACGTCGGCTCCGGCTCCGTCCCCGACCCCCAGCAGCACACCTGCAGGAGGCAAGTCCAGCTGA